One genomic region from Streptomyces sp. NBC_00457 encodes:
- a CDS encoding NAD-dependent epimerase/dehydratase family protein has translation MRLLVLGGTEFAGRAVVEAALGRGWEVTVFHRGRHAPPPGVRSLHGDRTASDGLAALSGPGEVGCGSAAPRRGAGLCLSAAPPRGATSHDGAAGDRLHGAAAPAARFAEGEWDAVVDTWSSAPRAVRDSARLLRGRAGRYVYVSSCSVYAWPPTAGYTEDAPLVEGASADAEATEYARDKRGGELAAVAAFGADRSLLVRSGLILGPYENIGRLPWWLTRIARGGPVLAPGPEDLPLQFIDVRDLAEWILGAVERELSGPYNLIGPPGHTTTAGLLEACVRATGAAVELRWTDPDVVLGAGVEPWTQLPVWVPPDSDLHAALHGADVSRALATGLVCRPVAETVTDTWTWLTSVGGTAPQRPDRPAVGLDPEVEAKILGGP, from the coding sequence ATGAGACTTCTGGTGCTGGGCGGTACGGAGTTCGCGGGGCGGGCCGTCGTGGAGGCGGCGCTCGGTCGGGGCTGGGAGGTCACGGTCTTCCACCGGGGCCGGCACGCACCGCCTCCCGGTGTGCGGTCGCTGCACGGCGACCGCACCGCGTCCGACGGGCTCGCCGCCCTGAGCGGGCCCGGCGAAGTCGGCTGCGGTTCGGCAGCGCCCCGAAGGGGCGCGGGGCTGTGTCTATCAGCGGCTCCGCCGCGGGGCGCGACCAGCCACGACGGTGCCGCGGGCGACCGACTGCATGGCGCGGCAGCTCCAGCGGCGCGCTTCGCGGAGGGCGAGTGGGACGCCGTCGTCGACACCTGGTCGTCGGCGCCACGTGCCGTACGGGACTCGGCGCGGCTGCTGCGGGGCCGCGCCGGGCGGTATGTGTACGTGTCGAGCTGCTCGGTGTACGCCTGGCCGCCCACCGCCGGGTACACCGAGGACGCGCCCCTGGTCGAGGGCGCCTCGGCCGACGCGGAGGCCACCGAGTACGCCCGCGACAAGCGGGGCGGCGAGCTGGCGGCCGTGGCGGCGTTCGGGGCGGACCGCTCGCTGCTCGTGCGGTCCGGGCTGATCCTCGGGCCGTACGAGAACATCGGGCGGCTGCCGTGGTGGCTGACCCGGATCGCGCGGGGCGGCCCCGTCCTGGCGCCCGGTCCGGAGGATCTGCCGCTGCAGTTCATCGACGTCCGCGATCTCGCCGAGTGGATCCTCGGCGCGGTGGAGCGGGAGCTGAGCGGGCCGTACAACCTGATCGGCCCGCCGGGTCACACGACGACTGCAGGGCTGCTCGAGGCGTGCGTGAGAGCGACCGGAGCGGCGGTCGAGCTGCGCTGGACCGACCCGGACGTCGTTCTGGGCGCGGGCGTCGAGCCGTGGACCCAACTACCGGTGTGGGTGCCGCCGGACAGCGACCTGCACGCCGCCCTGCACGGCGCCGACGTGTCCCGTGCGCTCGCGACGGGCCTGGTCTGCCGCCCCGTCGCCGAGACGGTCACCGACACCTGGACCTGGCTGACCAGCGTCGGCGGGACAGCCCCTCAACGCCCGGACCGGCCTGCGGTCGGCCTCGATCCGGAGGTGGAGGCGAAGATCCTCGGCGGCCCGTAG
- a CDS encoding winged helix-turn-helix domain-containing protein — translation MANTRSLSSAATPDSPTGSRHHLRAVDRDEVIDVADLLPPGATWLPAPQHSLPTLPGQPPMIGYLVLVPADRQPPLPQEPGGDPLVRVDTDQRTAQVDGRELDLTYLEFELLAHLVARPNRVHTRDQLVTTVWGYGHVGDGRTVDVHIARLRRKLGAEHRGAIRTVRRVGYKYVPPTGR, via the coding sequence ATGGCGAACACCCGTTCTCTGTCCTCCGCCGCCACGCCCGACTCCCCCACCGGTTCCCGGCATCATCTGCGTGCCGTGGACCGGGACGAGGTGATCGACGTCGCGGACCTCTTGCCACCGGGCGCCACCTGGCTGCCCGCTCCCCAGCACTCCCTGCCCACCCTGCCGGGACAGCCGCCCATGATCGGCTACCTGGTGCTCGTCCCGGCCGACCGGCAGCCGCCGCTGCCGCAGGAGCCCGGCGGCGATCCGCTCGTCCGGGTCGACACCGACCAGCGCACGGCCCAGGTGGACGGACGCGAACTCGACCTCACGTACCTGGAGTTCGAGCTGCTCGCCCACCTCGTCGCCCGCCCGAACCGGGTGCACACCCGTGACCAGCTGGTCACCACGGTCTGGGGGTACGGACACGTCGGCGACGGCCGCACGGTCGACGTCCATATCGCCCGGCTGCGCCGCAAGCTGGGCGCCGAGCACCGCGGGGCGATCCGGACGGTACGGCGGGTCGGGTACAAGTACGTGCCGCCGACCGGGCGTTGA
- a CDS encoding sensor histidine kinase produces MDIDTSTTNGAVRSGARGMGLAAVRGFGLSLVVLPGAILCYVLTVVSIALIPVGVGLVTTPWVLTGVRAFADWRRVLAAEWCGVRIPSAYRPLPKDANPWTRTFTMLRDPATWRDLLWLNVDMSAGYVTALLPAALLLYPLEGFAIAAGLWRVLPDGYWYGFVQVTGQASALGAAALGLVLLFFAHFFNTRLLTAHFQLTRAVLAPKQGELAERVRVLTETRRDAVDTSAAELRRIERDLHDGAQARLVAMGMDLGTIEMLLDKDPEQARQLLARARQSSVEALTELRDLVRGIHPPVLAERGLGDAVRALALRLPVPTEVTVELPGRADEPVESAAYFAVSEVLTNAVKHADADRIYVDLHHTDGMLRISVTDDGRGGAVIGAGSGLAGVERRLGTFDGVLAVSSPAGGPTMVTMEIPCALS; encoded by the coding sequence ATGGACATCGACACGAGCACGACGAATGGTGCCGTGCGCTCTGGGGCGCGGGGCATGGGGCTGGCAGCGGTGCGGGGGTTCGGGCTCTCGCTGGTGGTGTTGCCGGGGGCGATCCTCTGCTACGTGCTGACCGTGGTGTCCATCGCGCTCATCCCGGTCGGGGTCGGCCTCGTCACCACGCCCTGGGTGCTCACCGGAGTGCGGGCCTTCGCGGACTGGCGGCGGGTTCTGGCGGCGGAGTGGTGCGGGGTGCGGATCCCGTCGGCATACCGGCCGCTCCCGAAGGACGCCAATCCGTGGACCCGTACCTTCACGATGCTCCGGGACCCGGCGACCTGGCGGGACCTGCTGTGGCTGAATGTCGACATGTCGGCGGGGTACGTCACCGCGCTGCTGCCGGCGGCGCTGCTCCTCTACCCCCTGGAAGGGTTCGCGATCGCGGCGGGGCTGTGGCGGGTGCTCCCCGACGGCTACTGGTACGGCTTCGTGCAGGTCACCGGGCAGGCCTCCGCACTCGGCGCGGCCGCACTGGGCCTCGTCCTCCTCTTCTTCGCCCACTTCTTCAACACGCGTCTGCTGACGGCCCACTTCCAGCTCACCCGCGCCGTCCTCGCCCCCAAGCAGGGCGAACTCGCCGAGCGGGTCCGGGTTCTCACCGAGACCCGCCGGGACGCCGTCGACACCTCCGCCGCCGAACTGCGCCGTATCGAGCGCGATCTGCACGACGGGGCACAGGCCCGGCTGGTCGCCATGGGCATGGACCTGGGGACGATCGAGATGCTGCTCGACAAGGACCCGGAGCAGGCCAGGCAACTCCTCGCGCGGGCCCGCCAGTCCTCCGTCGAGGCCCTCACCGAACTGCGCGACCTGGTCCGCGGCATCCATCCGCCGGTGCTGGCCGAGCGCGGCCTGGGCGACGCCGTAAGGGCGCTGGCGCTGCGGCTGCCGGTGCCCACCGAGGTGACGGTGGAGCTGCCCGGGCGGGCGGACGAACCCGTCGAGTCGGCGGCCTACTTCGCGGTCAGCGAGGTGCTGACCAACGCGGTCAAGCACGCCGACGCCGACCGGATCTATGTCGACCTCCACCACACCGACGGCATGCTGCGGATCTCGGTCACCGACGACGGCAGGGGCGGCGCGGTCATCGGCGCCGGTTCGGGTCTGGCCGGAGTGGA